A single region of the Thermococcus zilligii AN1 genome encodes:
- a CDS encoding ATPase domain-containing protein: protein MAPHNVVRVKSGIPGLDDLIQGGFPQGTTILVTGPTGTGKTTFGAQFVYKGAELYNEPGVIVTLEERVSDLRKEMKSFGWDFQKYEDEGKIALIDGVSSVAGLPSEERFVLEEGLNVEGFLRYIYRVIKAINAKRVLIDSVPSIAIRLREEKNIRELLLRLNTILLEMGVTTILTTEAEDPKRDKLSRYGVEEFIARGVILLDLVEKDIELKRYILIRKMRETKHSMKKYPFEITEEGIVVYPSGEIY, encoded by the coding sequence ATGGCACCACATAATGTAGTCCGTGTTAAGTCCGGGATTCCGGGTCTGGATGACCTCATCCAGGGTGGATTTCCACAGGGCACCACTATTCTGGTCACCGGACCAACCGGTACAGGGAAGACAACGTTTGGGGCTCAGTTTGTTTACAAGGGTGCCGAACTGTATAATGAACCCGGTGTTATCGTCACCCTTGAGGAGCGAGTAAGCGACCTAAGAAAGGAAATGAAAAGCTTCGGGTGGGACTTCCAGAAGTATGAAGACGAAGGAAAGATAGCCCTCATTGACGGAGTAAGCTCGGTGGCTGGACTCCCCAGTGAGGAGAGGTTCGTGCTGGAAGAGGGCCTCAATGTTGAGGGCTTTCTACGGTATATCTACCGGGTTATCAAGGCAATAAACGCCAAGAGAGTACTGATAGATTCGGTACCATCGATAGCAATAAGGCTCAGAGAGGAGAAAAACATCAGAGAACTCCTGCTCAGGCTCAACACGATACTCCTGGAGATGGGGGTTACAACGATCCTCACGACTGAGGCAGAGGATCCAAAGAGGGACAAGCTCAGCAGGTACGGCGTGGAAGAGTTCATAGCGAGGGGTGTTATTCTCCTCGATCTCGTTGAGAAGGACATCGAGCTTAAGAGGTACATTCTCATAAGGAAGATGAGAGAAACCAAGCATTCCATGAAGAAATATCCCTTTGAGATAACAGAGGAGGGCATAGTCGTCTATCCGAGCGGCGAGATATACTAA